The proteins below are encoded in one region of Thunnus maccoyii chromosome 24, fThuMac1.1, whole genome shotgun sequence:
- the LOC121891834 gene encoding SH3 domain-binding protein 4-A-like has translation MAAHRIIRVTNNNHILPRCKSEGTLIDLSEGVTGASLTDVKVPSPSALRLDTSASYGAAQEVVAIKDYCPSSFTTLKFSKGDRLYVLDTSGGEWWYAHNNTEMGYIPAAYVQPVNFRNSSLSDSGMIDSLGEGYEEGSKEFGGLGEWTGMTPKPSPIYNNSPFSVNPFIRPLDQNCKDAGVRNSADLILFDALASPSTGSTFNTSTIMTNGFSSFYMNNTTPISPNQEVAPNLHRENPFFRSKRSHSLSELSVLQAQSNPTLPSSGFFTGLKAPVPEQFQSREDFRTAWLNHRKLARSCHDLESLGQSPGWGQTQPVETNIVCRLDSNGGVVQLPDTHISVHIPEGHVSHGDYQQISMKALLDPPLELNSDHCSTVSPVVEIKLSNMETKSFITLEMNISVTVRKDSCHTAEVLCVRSDCKEGPYTPIPNAYIYKDTVQVQLDSLEPCMYVAVVVQSQYMSHNTTVWDYVQRKVTLGVYGPKHIHPSFKTVVAMFGHDCAPKNLLVSEVGRQASSTPAVALQLWGKHQFVLGYPQDLQVGLYSNMSNYQVKVNEGASVIRGFQVKLGKVSRLLYMISSHNPNSISDFTLRVQVKDALDCILTQFCVQTPQPPPKTGARITGQRRFLKKKEVDKIVLSPLAVTSKYPKFQDRCITNLKFGKLIKTVIRQHKSTYLLEYKKGDVIALLSEEKIKLRGQLRTKEWYIGYYQGKMGLVHAKNVLVLGKVKPIYWCGPDLTTTMLLEQILKPCKFLTYIYATVRTVLMENVGNWRAFADALGYGNLPLNYFCRTELDNEPEKVASVLEKLKEECTNMENKERKSFQRELMMALLKMDCQGLVARLVLDFVLLTTAVEVASRWRELAEKLARVSRQQMEAYEAPHRDKSGLLDNESMWKPAYDFLLTWAAHVGDSYRDVIQELHLGLDKMRNPITKRWKHLTGTLILVNCLDTLRSAAFCPTGYGDFAV, from the exons ATGGCTGCCCATCGAATCATCAGAGTGACCAACAACAACCACATCCTCCCTCGCTGTAAATCTGAGGGGACGCTCATCGACCTCAGCGAGGGGGTGACCGGGGCGAGTCTCACTGATGTCAAAG tgcCTTCTCCCAGTGCCTTAAGGCTGGACACTTCAGCCTCCTATGGAGCGGCGCAGGAAGTGGTCGCCATAAAGGATTACTGCCCCAGCAGCTTCACCACGCTGAAATTCTCCAAAGGTGATCGCCTCTATGTGCTGGACACGTCAGGTGGAGAGTGGTGGTACGcccacaacaacacagagatgGGTTACATCCCAGCTGCCTACGTCCAGCCGGTCAACTTCAGGAACTCTTCGCTCAGCGACAGTGGGATGATTGACAGTCTTGGGGAGGGATACGAGGAGGGGTCGAAGGAGTTTGGAGGTTTGGGGGAGTGGACAGGGATGACCCCTAAACCCTCCCCAATTTACAACAACAGTCCATTCTCTGTGAACCCCTTTATCCGCCCGTTAGATCAAAACTGCAAAGATGCAGGTGTAAGGAACTCAGCAGACCTTATTCTCTTTGATGCCTTGGCATCACCGTCCACTGGCTCCACCTTTAACACAAGTACAATCATGACGAATGGGTTTAGCAGCTTCTACATGAACAACACCACCCCCATCAGCCCAAACCAAGAGGTTGCACCAAACCTCCACAGGGAGAACCCTTTTTTCAGGAGTAAACGTTCCCACAGTCTCTCAGAACTGTCCGTCCTGCAGGCTCAATCAAATCCAACCTTACCCTCTTCTGGATTCTTCACAGGCCTTAAGGCTCCTGTGCCGGAGCAGTTTCAGAGCAGGGAGGATTTTAGGACAGCTTGGTTAAACCACCGAAAGCTAGCCAGGTCTTGCCATGACCTGGAATCCCTGGGTCAGAGCCCTGGGTGGGGCCAGACACAGCCGGTGGAGACCAACATCGTGTGCAGGTTAGACAGTAATGGAGGGGTTGTTCAGCTCCCAGACACGCACATCAGTGTTCACATCCCTGAAGGCCATGTCAGCCATGGAGACTACCAGCAGATCTCCATGAAAGCCTTACTAGACCCTCCTCTGGAGCTCAACAGTGACCACTGCTCCACTGTTAGCCCTGTGGTGGAGATCAAGCTCAGCAACATGGAGACCAAGTCCTTCATCACACTGGAGATGAACATATCAGTAACTGTGAGGAAGGACAGTTGTCACACTGCTGAGGTGCTTTGTGTTCGAAGTGATTGCAAAGAAGGGCCTTACACGCCGATCCCTAATGCTTACATTTACAAGGATACAGTCCAGGTGCAGTTGGATAGTCTAGAGCCTTGCATGTATGTGGCTGTTGTGGTTCAGTCGCAGTACATGAGCCACAATACGACTGTTTGGGACTATGTGCAGAGGAAAGTAACTCTAGGTGTGTACGGACCCAAGCACATCCACCCTTCCTTCAAGACAGTCGTGGCCATGTTCGGGCATGACTGCGCTCCCAAGAATTTGTTGGTGAGCGAGGTGGGTCGGCAGGCGAGCTCCACCCCGGCGGTTGCCCTCCAGCTGTGGGGGAAGCACCAGTTTGTACTGGGGTACCCTCAGGACCTCCAAGTGGGATTGTACTCCAACATGTCCAACTATCAGGTGAAGGTGAACGAGGGTGCCAGTGTAATTCGGGGATTTCAGGTCAAACTGGGGAAGGTCAGTAGGCTGCTGTACATGATCTCATCACACAACCCCAACAGCATCTCAGACTTCACTCTCAGGGTCCAAGTCAAGGATGCCCTGGACTGTATCCTCACCCAGTTCTGTGTCCAAACTCCGCAACCACCTCCAAAGACTGGAGCGAGAATAACGGGCCAGAGGAGGTTCttgaaaaagaaagaggtgGATAAGATTGTTCTCTCACCGCTGGCTGTCACCTCCAAATATCCAAAGTTCCAGGATCGTTGCATTACCAATCTAAAATTTGGCAAGTTGATCAAAACGGTTATCAGGCAGCACAAGAGCACCTATCTGTTGGAGTACAAGAAGGGGGATGTTATTGCTTTGCTCAGTGAGGAGAAAATCAAATTGCGAGGGCAGCTACGGACCAAAGAGTGGTATATTGGATACTATCAGGGGAAGATGGGGCTTGTCCACgccaaaaatgttttggttCTGGGTAAAGTGAAGCCCATTTATTGGTGTGGGCCGGACCTAACAACCACAATGCTGCTGGAGCAGATCCTGAAGCCTTGCAAATTTCTTACATACATCTACGCAACCGTGAGGACAGTTTTGATGGAGAACGTGGGTAACTGGAGGGCGTTTGCAGATGCCCTGGGATACGGAAATTTGCCGTTGAATTATTTCTGCCGGACTGAGCTGGACAATGAGCCGGAGAAGGTGGCGTCAGTTCTGGAGAAATTGAAAGAGGAGTGTACAAACATGGAGAACAAGGAGAGGAAGTCCTTTCAGAGGGAACTCATGATG GCATTGCTGAAGATGGACTGCCAGGGTCTGGTTGCCAGGTTGGTCCTGGATTTTGTCTTGTTGACCACAGCAGTGGAAGTGGCATCCCGGTGGAGGGAACTCGCCGAGAAACTGGCGCGAGTGTCCAGACAGCAGATGGAGGCTTACGAGGCTCCGCACCGTGACAAGAGCGGCCTACTGGACAACGAG TCCATGTGGAAGCCAGCCTATGACTTCCTGCTGACATGGGCGGCCCACGTTGGAGACAGCTACCGTGACGTGATCCAGGAGCTCCACCTCGGCCTGGACAAGATGAGGAACCCCATCACCAAGAGGTGGAAGCACCTGACCGGCACACTCATCCTCGTCAACTGCCTTGACACCCTCCGCAGTGCTGCCTTCTGCCCCACTGGATATGGAGATTTTGCCGTCTGa